The following are from one region of the Ptychodera flava strain L36383 chromosome 15, AS_Pfla_20210202, whole genome shotgun sequence genome:
- the LOC139151484 gene encoding uncharacterized protein, whose amino-acid sequence MASWKRWIGVVLSVGMLSEVVYYIYKKIKRKTQEKKNVFQEVLFFPDKAIPCKAFFQARNGCQVTNCHFAHYETGLGKLLGYIQKAERTIDVCVFCISCHELADAVIQAHKRDVVVRVITDNEQMGVTGSQIGKFRNKGIQVRHDYSSFLMHHKFVIIDGALLISGSFNWTRCAVTGNHENIIITSDSNLVTPFKEEFERLWELFEPAKYLNVV is encoded by the exons ATGGCATCTTGGAAAAGGTGGATTGGCGTTGTGCTATCAGTTGGAATGCTATCTGAAGTTGTATATTACATCTACAAGAAAATCAAACGCAAGACCCAGGAGAAGAAGAATGTCTTTCAAGAGGTCTTGTTCTTCCCAGACAAAGCTATCCCTTGCAAGGCGTTTTTCCAAGCCAGGAATGGATGTCAAGTTACCAACTGTCATTTTGCACACTACGAAACTGGACTTGGCAAGCTCCTCGGCTACATACAGAAAGCGGAGAGGACTATCgatgtttgtgtgttttgtatTTCTTGTCATGAATTGGCAGATGCGGTCATCCAGGCACACAAGAGGGATGTTGTTGTCAGGGTGATTACTGATAACGAACAGATGGGGGTAACTGGCTCCCAGATTGGAAAGTTCAGGAACAAAG GAATTCAAGTCCGTCACGACTATTCCTCATTTCTAATGCATCACAAGTTTGTCATCATCGATGGCGCTCTCCTCATCAGTGGATCATTCAATTGGACAAGATGCGCCGTCACTGGCAaccatgaaaatatcatcatcaCCAGCGACTCCAATCTAGTGACGCCATTCAAAGAAGAGTTTGAGAGACTTTGGGAGCTATTTGAACCAGCTAAGTATCTAAACGTGGTATGA
- the LOC139151485 gene encoding Golgi apparatus membrane protein TVP23 homolog A-like isoform X2, producing the protein MMMTTVDDTEDVALDFGSEEEAEKRRRRLRHPVATIFHLLFRVSAIVSYLFCGWFSNSFIICFVLIIVFLSMDFWTVKNVTGRLMVGLRWWNHVDEDGKSHWIFESRKGKTNESAVESRIFWLGLIICPVIWVAFMFASLFSLSFKWFMVVCIALGLTGANLYGYIRCKVGAKKKLSAVATSFLGQQLLKTATSAMTTEQK; encoded by the exons ATGATGATG ACGACAGTAGACGACACGGAGGATGTGGCGCTCGACTTCGGTAGCGAAGAAGAAGCGGAAAAACGTCGGCGAAGGCTGAG GCATCCAGTAGccacaatatttcatttattattccgTGTCAGTGCAATAGTATCATATCTGTTTTGTGGATGGTTCAGTAACAGTTTCATCATATGTTTTGTTCTAATCATCGTATTCCTGTCCATGGACTTTTGGactgtcaaaaatgttacgGGCAGACTCATGGTCGGTCTCCGGTGGTGGAACCATGTCGATGAAGATGGCAAAAGTCACTGGATCTTTGAGTCAAGAAAG GGGAAGACAAATGAAAGTGCTGTAGAGTCAAGGATATTCTGGCTTGGTTTAATTATTTGTCCTGTCATCTGGGTCGCCTTCATGTTTGCATCTCTGTTCAGTCTCAGTTTTAAGTGGTTT ATGGTTGTGTGCATCGCCCTTGGTCTGACAGGAGCAAACCTCTACGGTTACATCAGATGTAAAGTTGGTGCTAAAAAGAAATTATCAGCTGTAGCGACAAGTTTCCTTGGTCAGCAGCTATTAAAAACA GCAACGTCAGCCATGACAACAGAACAGAAGTag
- the LOC139151485 gene encoding Golgi apparatus membrane protein TVP23 homolog A-like isoform X1: MFFQTTVDDTEDVALDFGSEEEAEKRRRRLRHPVATIFHLLFRVSAIVSYLFCGWFSNSFIICFVLIIVFLSMDFWTVKNVTGRLMVGLRWWNHVDEDGKSHWIFESRKGKTNESAVESRIFWLGLIICPVIWVAFMFASLFSLSFKWFMVVCIALGLTGANLYGYIRCKVGAKKKLSAVATSFLGQQLLKTATSAMTTEQK; this comes from the exons ATGTTCTTTCAGACGACAGTAGACGACACGGAGGATGTGGCGCTCGACTTCGGTAGCGAAGAAGAAGCGGAAAAACGTCGGCGAAGGCTGAG GCATCCAGTAGccacaatatttcatttattattccgTGTCAGTGCAATAGTATCATATCTGTTTTGTGGATGGTTCAGTAACAGTTTCATCATATGTTTTGTTCTAATCATCGTATTCCTGTCCATGGACTTTTGGactgtcaaaaatgttacgGGCAGACTCATGGTCGGTCTCCGGTGGTGGAACCATGTCGATGAAGATGGCAAAAGTCACTGGATCTTTGAGTCAAGAAAG GGGAAGACAAATGAAAGTGCTGTAGAGTCAAGGATATTCTGGCTTGGTTTAATTATTTGTCCTGTCATCTGGGTCGCCTTCATGTTTGCATCTCTGTTCAGTCTCAGTTTTAAGTGGTTT ATGGTTGTGTGCATCGCCCTTGGTCTGACAGGAGCAAACCTCTACGGTTACATCAGATGTAAAGTTGGTGCTAAAAAGAAATTATCAGCTGTAGCGACAAGTTTCCTTGGTCAGCAGCTATTAAAAACA GCAACGTCAGCCATGACAACAGAACAGAAGTag